The nucleotide sequence TATCAGACAAAACATTAATCGATTCAAAAGACTTAGGATGAAGATTGAAACGATTCAAATAAATTTGAGTCGATTCACCCTTAAATCAAAGAGTTTTATTGATACGATTCAAAGTAATTTGACTCAATTCACCCATGAATCGATTCATAAAATCATGAAACGATTCACCCTAAATCAGAGACTTTCTATCATACGATTCAGATGATTGTGAATCGATGCTGAGAAAAAGGGGTTTTCATGCAATGTGCCATGCAAGACACAAGGAACTCGAGACATGGATTGGTGAGTGCTTTCACAAGATTTTAAGCTATATTTCTAAGAACAAAAACAACgaacaaataaaacattaacAAGGAATTATAAACTACTATATCCTAACATCATCAAAACAAGAACCTATAGCAATACAAGCTTCAAAATATACTTCTAAAAGAATCATAATCAtagcttcttctttttttgatcaagtagtctagtggaaAAATTCACCTTTAAGGAGAATAAAGAGGTTGTctggagtttgaaccccgacccTACATATATGATGTCTTGTATATTCGAACTAAACTAAACTCATGGGAGACAATCATAATCATATCCACAAGTCAATCTAACTTGTTCCCACTCTAACGGAGAAAAGGAAATACactttttgttacaatttgaatTAGATAACTAAAATAAtctgacaaaaaatatatatttagaaaGAGTTGCCGtcctataaatataatatatttagatTAATCTAGTATaaatagatatagatatatttTGGTTATTTAATAAGAGTTGCTGTCCTATAAAcctaatataaattataaaagtgattttaatattttacagaagcgatttatttgaaaaaagatttgattaataaaataaacataatctagaaaatatttgattgataaaataaacataatcaCTTAATTGAAAGGAATCTTCCTAGAGGATAGTTTAGTAAATATTTGTTTGCGAAAAAGAGAAACCCTAACTAATATATATAAGTGAGAATTGATTCAACTCACAGTACACTTAATTGAAAGGAAGCCCTAACACGCATtgcttctcttttctctcttaaaccctaaacactaactttccttttcttcttcatttgattTCATGGCTATGGCTTCTCACAACAACAACGTTGTTGCTACTCTTTCTTCTTGTAACAACAAACCCTATGATGATCATGCTCACACCAACAACAAACGAAAACGTGATCATGCTTCTCttgaaaacagaaaaagaagaagaaacaataaTTCAAGGAAACTCACTTTCAACCCTTATCAACATGATACTAACGATGTTTGTCTCTGTCTTTCACTTTCTTGCCACCACCGTACGGCCACCACCACTCATGATGACGAGAAAAAGAAGACATGCAATGATGATTCTACTGTTGGCAAACACAACAACTTGAAACTCCTCCAACCCATCCATGATTCCACCGTCTGTCTCCATTTCTTACTGTCTACCCCGTCCTGCGGCTGCGATCAAATTGCTACGGAACAAAAGCTTGGGGGTCAAGAAATCAATGCTGTTAATGATCAGCAATGGGAGATCAAAAAGTTTCTTACAAAGAGTGATATCTGTCCCGGTTTAATTAGGCTTATGTTGAATAAGGATTTGGCTGATAAATTTATCATTCCTCACTTGTTGGGTGGTGCTGAAGCTGCTCGGAAAAAAGAAGGAGTACAAGTTAAAGTTTGGGACTTTGACGAAAAAGAACTACATTCGCTAGTTTTCAAAATATGGGCTTCAGACAAATACTATGTCTTCACGAAGACTTGGATCGAAGAGTTTATTAAAAGAAGGAAATTGAATAAAGGTGATCAAATCGGCCTTCGCTGGGATCAACTCAACAACCGATTTGATTTCTCAGTCCTACATCGAGAAATCTTAGTTTGTAATTCTTCATAGGTGTTGCTTACAATGTCTACTTGATTGCTTTGATTCACTTCGTAATTGTTTTGAATTAAGTTTTTGATTAACGTTAAGAATTTCTTTTGATCATTGCCTACTTTATATCTGTTAATGTTGATGTGTCGTTGGTAGTAAGCGTTTCCTGGATGCGGCTgccaaatatatatatgcaaatttgcaattaacacaattttacaTTCACTTCCACTGTTTGTCCATATCATTCATctcattaaaatataataattgaaTGGCAAGGAACTTATGTATAAGAATTTCGACcagtaaaaatttaaaatcattatAAGAAAATTGCGTACTGACCCCTCATTGATTCAGAATCTGATTTGTCACTGTAGGACATTTTGGTTTCAAGACTTATAGCTGTTCAAATGTACTATTGCTTTCCCTGCTGCTTATCGAAACATGGTTTTCTTCGGTTTGAGTTGAAGTGAAGTAAACTTATATGTTGGCTTCATAATTTGAGTGGAAGTGAAGTAATAAATCTTCATATTACATAAGTTTTGCATTGAACGTCTTACATAAACTGTTTAGGTTTCTTGTTTTTGCAATATTCTTCAAATCTTTCCATCCTCTTTCCTGGCTATTTTACGTTGGCTAATCTTTTTGGTGctttatttgagaaaaaataatcattgtGCTTCGTTTTGGTATGTGTTTGAAACGGTAGTAGAGTTAAACATCTCTCAAGAATTGACTCGCTGCATCAAGTTTATATGCTTAATTCAAGAAGGATAACTTTAATTTTGTCACATAATGCATTAACTGTTTTTGCAATCGGATGGAAAAATTTAAGACATTGTCTGGTATTTCGCAATTATACAGCAGGATAGTCATTTTGGTGGAGCAATAAATGAGAATGAGAGAATACTAAACAATTATTCACCTAGTTCCGAGAAACCTGTTACAAGGGTTCATGTAAGCTTCAGCCTTCCACCATGTTCGAGTCCATGTTTCATAATTACAATTTTCTCTATTCTAAAATCAAGCATCGACAAGTTTGAGTCTGTCCGGCTCAAGGAATCGATTCCATGTCCAACAGAGGTTCCAAAAGTGTGCATCATGAACCCCTTCTAACAAGAGATCAGTCGAAGATTTCAATCTTGATTCTCTGCCTGCTTAGCCACATATTGTAATTTCCTTTGCGCTTCACTTCTTTTGCACTTTTTCGGTTGAATTGTCATTGATTTTTCTTTAGCTTAACATTGCAAATCCCAGCACTGGATGTTGAAACAAGCTTGACACTAGTAatctactttttttcttttgagtttATCATTCTTTTTCTAATATA is from Medicago truncatula cultivar Jemalong A17 chromosome 1, MtrunA17r5.0-ANR, whole genome shotgun sequence and encodes:
- the LOC11434984 gene encoding uncharacterized protein, with translation MASHNNNVVATLSSCNNKPYDDHAHTNNKRKRDHASLENRKRRRNNNSRKLTFNPYQHDTNDVCLCLSLSCHHRTATTTHDDEKKKTCNDDSTVGKHNNLKLLQPIHDSTVCLHFLLSTPSCGCDQIATEQKLGGQEINAVNDQQWEIKKFLTKSDICPGLIRLMLNKDLADKFIIPHLLGGAEAARKKEGVQVKVWDFDEKELHSLVFKIWASDKYYVFTKTWIEEFIKRRKLNKGDQIGLRWDQLNNRFDFSVLHREILVCNSS